Proteins from a single region of Macaca fascicularis isolate 582-1 chromosome 5, T2T-MFA8v1.1:
- the LOC102126915 gene encoding tripartite motif-containing protein 60 produces the protein MEFVAALADLRAEASCPICLDYLKDPVTISCGHNFCLSCIIMSWKDLDDSFPCPFCHFCCPERKFVSNPQLGSLTELAKQLQIRSKRKRQEEKHVCKKHNQLLTFFCQKDLELLCPRCSFSTDHQHHCVWPIKKAASYHRKKLEEYNAPWKERVELIEKVITMQTRKSLELKKQVKHRAEEVKSEFEQLRLFLQNQQETVLRQLQDEEMDILAQLNESLTKFSDYTSSLKYLLKEIESIHVKSELELLANVKDIYHRYKNLKFPEPFSFKLKEYGYHLPPQYSGLNKIIKRFQVDVILDPETAHRKLIVSEDRKTVRYGNTTQNLPRNPRRFYLLPAVLGSKGYSCGRQYWEVEVKDKPEWILGVCNDSLPRRRKSQPILVQDGLWGIWRSSQNNYIVLGHKEIILLPKVTPSKIGIFLDYEMNEVSFYNLNDRSLLYTFNDDFTGALWPYFYTGTDSGPLKISTVTDSE, from the coding sequence ATGGAATTTGTGGCGGCCCTGGCTGACCTCCGAGCAGAGGCTAGCTGTCCCATCTGTCTGGACTACTTGAAAGACCCAGTGACCATCAGCTGTGGGCATAACTTCTGTCTCTCCTGCATCATTATGTCCTGGAAGGATCTAGATGATAGTTTCCCCTGCCCCTTTTGCCACTTTTGCTGTCCAGAAAGGAAATTTGTAAGCAATCCCCAGCTGGGTAGTTTGACTGAACTTGCTAAGCAACTCCAGATAAGAAGcaagaggaagaggcaggaagagaaGCATGTGTGTAAGAAGCATAATCAGCTTTTGACTTTCTTCTGTCAGAAAGACCTAGAGCTTTTATGTCCAAGGTGCAGTTTCTCCACTGATCACCAGCATCACTGTGTTTGGCCCATAAAGAAGGCTGCCTCGTATCATAGGAAGAAACTGGAGGAATATAATGCACCGTGGAAGGAGAGAGTGGAACTAATTGAAAAAGTCATAACTATGCAAACCAGAAAATCACTGGAACTGAAGAAACAGGTAAAACATAGGGCAGAAGAAGTCAAGTCTGAATTTGAGCAACTTAGGTTATTTCTGCAAAATCAGCAAGAGACTGTTCTTAGGCAATTACAAGATGAAGAGATGGATATTTTAGCACAACTAAATGAAAGCCTAACAAAATTTTCAGATTATACCTCCTCATTAAAATATCTCCTAAAGGAGATAGAGAGCATACATGTGAAGTCAGAACTGGAATTACTGGCTAATGTTAAGGATATCTATCAcagatataaaaatttaaaattccctGAACCTTTTTCATTCAAATTAAAAGAATATGGTTACCATCTGCCTCCACAATATTCTGGCCTAAACAAAATCATCAAGCGATTTCAAGTAGATGTAATTCTAGATCCTGAAACAGCACATCGTAAACTTATAGTCTCAGAAGATAGAAAAACTGTGCGGTATGGAAATACAACACAAAACTTACCTCGTAACCCAAGAAGATTTTATCTCCTCCCAGCTGTCCTGGGTTCTAAGGGATATAGCTGTGGCAGGCAGTACTGGGAAGTAGAAGTGAAAGACAAGCCTGAATGGATTCTTGGTGTCTGTAATGACTCTCTTCCCAGAAGGAGGAAGAGTCAACCAATTTTAGTACAGGATGGACTATGGGGAATTTGGCGATCTAGTCAGAATAATTATATTGTATTGGGCCATAAGGAAATTATTCTGCTGCCCAAAGTAACACCTAGTAAGATTGGCATTTTCTTAGACTATGAAATGAATGAGGTTTCCTTTTATAATTTGAATGATAGATCTCTTCTCTATACTTTTAATGATGATTTTACAGGAGCACTTTGGCCTTATTTTTATACTGGAACTGACTCAGGACCTCTTAAAATTTCTACAGTAACAGATTCTGAATGA